Proteins from a genomic interval of Danio rerio strain Tuebingen ecotype United States chromosome 4, GRCz12tu, whole genome shotgun sequence:
- the znf1046 gene encoding uncharacterized protein znf1046 isoform X2 has translation MAFIKEESEDVKIEETFTVKQEDLQEQTDLMVLKEETHQQIEIDEKQQFEKPQEIATDEKPTLTKKTSSHGRPRKSKSGCNFSCKQCRKSFSQKSKLDVHMRVHTREQPFTCEQCGKSFGQIQGFKAHMRIHTGERKFTCRKCEKSFYHAGHFAAHMRIHTGEKPFSCKQCGKSFCQKPNLDDHKRVHTGEKPYTCEQCGKSFSQKQNFKTHMRIHTGERPYTCQKCGKSFRHAINLEVHMRTHTGEKPFSCKQCRKSFSKKPNLIAHMRVHTREKPHTCEQCGKSFSQKRDLYIHMRIHTGEKPYTCTECGKGFSHISTLKHHMRTHTGEKPFACAQCGKSFTTKPSLKNHMNGHTGTIVFTCDQCGKSLTRKDTIKKHMKIHSREDRFRCCECGKGFKSKRSLNTHMKIHNGELSP, from the coding sequence atctgatggtgctgaaagaagagactcatcAACAGATTGAAATAGATGAGAAACAGCAGTTTGAGAAACCCCAAGAAATAgcgactgatgaaaaacccacactgactaaaaagacttcatcacacggaagacctcggaaatccaaatcggggtgtaatttcagctgtaaacagtgtagaaAAAGTTTCAGTCAGAAGTCAaagcttgatgttcacatgagagttcacactagggagCAACCTttcacctgcgaacagtgtgggaagagttttggtCAAATACAAGGCTTTAaagcccacatgagaattcacactggagagaggaagttcacatgccGAAAGTGTGAAAAAAGCTTTTATCATGCTGGACACTTTGCagcacacatgagaattcacactggggaaaagcctttcagctgtaaacagtgtggaaagagtttttgtcaaaagccaaaccttgATGATCACAAGAGagttcacacaggggagaaaccttacacctgcgaacagtgtggaaagagttttagtcaaaaacaaaactttaaaacccacatgagaattcacactggagagaggccataCACATGCCaaaagtgtggaaaaagcttccgTCATGCAATAAACTTGGAAGTGCACATGAGAACTCATACTGGAGAAAagcctttcagctgtaaacagtgtagaaagagtttcagtaAAAAGCCGAACCTGATtgctcacatgagagttcacactagggagaaacctcacacctgcgaacagtgtggaaagagttttagtcaAAAACGAGACCTttacatccacatgaggattcacactggagagaaaccttacacatgcacagagtgtggtaaaggTTTCTCACATATAAgcacactcaaacaccacatgagaactcacactggagagaagccgtttgcatgtgctcagtgtggaaagagcttcacaaccaaacctagcctcaagaaccacatgaatggtcacactggaaccatagtgttcacatgtgatcagtgtggaaagagtctcacacgcaAAGACACCATTAAGAAACACATGAAGATTCACTCAAGAGAGGATCGTTTTAGATGCTgtgagtgtggaaagggctttaaaagTAAAAGAAGCCTCAACACTCACATGAAGATTCACAATGGAGAGCTGAGTCCTTAA
- the znf1046 gene encoding uncharacterized protein znf1046 isoform X1 translates to MQIKTPAEATDLHTVIKMAFIKEESEDVKIEETFTVKQEDLQEQTDLMVLKEETHQQIEIDEKQQFEKPQEIATDEKPTLTKKTSSHGRPRKSKSGCNFSCKQCRKSFSQKSKLDVHMRVHTREQPFTCEQCGKSFGQIQGFKAHMRIHTGERKFTCRKCEKSFYHAGHFAAHMRIHTGEKPFSCKQCGKSFCQKPNLDDHKRVHTGEKPYTCEQCGKSFSQKQNFKTHMRIHTGERPYTCQKCGKSFRHAINLEVHMRTHTGEKPFSCKQCRKSFSKKPNLIAHMRVHTREKPHTCEQCGKSFSQKRDLYIHMRIHTGEKPYTCTECGKGFSHISTLKHHMRTHTGEKPFACAQCGKSFTTKPSLKNHMNGHTGTIVFTCDQCGKSLTRKDTIKKHMKIHSREDRFRCCECGKGFKSKRSLNTHMKIHNGELSP, encoded by the exons ATGCAGataaaaactcctgctgaagcgactgatctccacactgttataaagatggcgtttattaaagaggagagtgaagatgtgaagattgaagaaacattcacagtcaaacaggaagatctgcaggaacaaacag atctgatggtgctgaaagaagagactcatcAACAGATTGAAATAGATGAGAAACAGCAGTTTGAGAAACCCCAAGAAATAgcgactgatgaaaaacccacactgactaaaaagacttcatcacacggaagacctcggaaatccaaatcggggtgtaatttcagctgtaaacagtgtagaaAAAGTTTCAGTCAGAAGTCAaagcttgatgttcacatgagagttcacactagggagCAACCTttcacctgcgaacagtgtgggaagagttttggtCAAATACAAGGCTTTAaagcccacatgagaattcacactggagagaggaagttcacatgccGAAAGTGTGAAAAAAGCTTTTATCATGCTGGACACTTTGCagcacacatgagaattcacactggggaaaagcctttcagctgtaaacagtgtggaaagagtttttgtcaaaagccaaaccttgATGATCACAAGAGagttcacacaggggagaaaccttacacctgcgaacagtgtggaaagagttttagtcaaaaacaaaactttaaaacccacatgagaattcacactggagagaggccataCACATGCCaaaagtgtggaaaaagcttccgTCATGCAATAAACTTGGAAGTGCACATGAGAACTCATACTGGAGAAAagcctttcagctgtaaacagtgtagaaagagtttcagtaAAAAGCCGAACCTGATtgctcacatgagagttcacactagggagaaacctcacacctgcgaacagtgtggaaagagttttagtcaAAAACGAGACCTttacatccacatgaggattcacactggagagaaaccttacacatgcacagagtgtggtaaaggTTTCTCACATATAAgcacactcaaacaccacatgagaactcacactggagagaagccgtttgcatgtgctcagtgtggaaagagcttcacaaccaaacctagcctcaagaaccacatgaatggtcacactggaaccatagtgttcacatgtgatcagtgtggaaagagtctcacacgcaAAGACACCATTAAGAAACACATGAAGATTCACTCAAGAGAGGATCGTTTTAGATGCTgtgagtgtggaaagggctttaaaagTAAAAGAAGCCTCAACACTCACATGAAGATTCACAATGGAGAGCTGAGTCCTTAA